The genomic DNA tatactttttatcTTCGGTTCTCGTGTGGTCATCTTTGTTAGACACTCTGTTTCACTTGGATATATAAGCTTTCTATTCGTTTTACTTCTCTTTGTATGTTTTCCAATGAGAGTGGTggatgatttttaaattatacatcTCTACAGAAAAAGTTTTGAGATTGAACTAGTAACTATTTGCATGAAATATGAAATTTCTGTAAGAAAAGCCCAACCTTTGAATTCTTTTGTCTTGGGTTCTCATCACCTGACCCATTTGccagttcattttttttttgccattttcCTTTGTACTTTCTTCTCTAAAGTATGTTTTCGACCCCTTGTGGTTTTAATTTGCGTGGTTGGTTGAAGTCCTATGCAGCTTCTTTGTTAGATCTAATCGCCATAATTGAAATGAGCTTCTTCTTTACAGTTAGAGTTAGACTTTTTTCGCAGCAAAAATCCATATTGTACATACTTGTATATCTGTTTGATACCACCTTATATGAAACTCTTTCATGGTACTTGATCCCTGCCTTTCTTCATAAATGATATGGTCTTTTCTATGTTGaaacttttaataaatagttaatgCTTTCCGATCATATTCATTCCCACTTACCTATTGGCTTTCACAATCTGCAGCTCCCATGCTTTTTCTTGTTGATGGCTAGCATCCGGAAGATGTCATTGGATGGTCATCCTGGGTTTGATTCTGTAAGTTGAGACTGCATAAGTATGATTTTTATAGTCACGATGCTGCATTAAAAATCTGCTAGCTTGTCAGGTGGTACACTAGCAGTTTCCCTGGCATTTTGTTTCTGATCGAACTACACTTTTTTTTATGCCATTGCTCCTTTTTTTCTAATGCTGAGTCAATTCAAATACTCAAGTTTTGCTTTAAACGTATGGAACAACAGCTTTCATTGGTATgcagaaatttttatttttagtaccAGTTTTCTTAGAGCATTGTAATTGTGGAGAAGGAGACCAGGAGGGAAATATGTACGACAGCGAACTAGAACGTACTTCGCTTACTTAGGGGAAAAGAAGCTTGGTTTTCTAACACAGGCTAGCTTTGAATAGTAGTGAGTTGGCTCGTAGTGTATGTTTTTATAATCTAAAGATTCTCATCAGTGTTATCGAGTTTAAAAGTCCATATGATAGTAGAAAAACTCTTGATGGTGTCtgtcttagttttttttgttgtacgTAGACCCTCATATGGAAGCTAGATCTTAAGACTGGGATCGAGCATATCTGACCTGAATCTGTCCCTTAATATTCCCTGATGTTGCTTCTGCGACTGACCTGCTGTCTTATCTTTGCAGGGTGGTGTCTTGTGGTTCCAGAATTTAAGTGATCTTCCTGGCGGCTCTTTCGGACCAGTGTTTCCAATTTTAATTGCTGGCTTCCATTACATTAACATACAGGTTCTTGTGATTACttggttatttaaatatgtGTTGATGGATCAATACTAATCCTTCTACTCTTTAGAATATATTTGTTCTGCATAATTGTAACCATAGTGTATTCAAATTGTACgttacattattatatatgtgtactTCTAACTTTCGATTCTTTTCCAGATTTCTTTTGATTCTCCCACAATTCGTCAAACTACCGGCTTGACTGGGTTGCTTATGAGAGTGAGTTGAAGACATCTTATTTGCTGCCTTGGTTACTTGCATCTTacacaattttgttttatgtgctTGGAGCACGAATTCTTGTTTACCATGAAGATGTATTGGACCATTGGTATAGTTAGTGATGTtacttgtttttgtgtttgtagtatTACAAGTTATATCTGGAGATCTTGAGTgttcctttgttttttgttggctATGCTATTCCACAGGTAAGTCATTTCGTCCATCTCTTTCCGcactatttataatttactCTAGAAATCTGTCGGCCGTCGTATTCTTGCCTAAATATTCATCCTTCAGACTTTTGGTTATATCTCTACCAATTTCCATacgttcttttttatttcttgtcttTAATCGTGTTCTTGGTTACCTTTTTTGGGTTAGTTTGTCCTGTTTATTTAGTCATGTGATTATTCTGACTCTACTCCTCTTGGTCAGTTTATTCCATCTATGTATTTTCttacatttatcttttttttctagaGACTCTGAATTGTCCTTCATTTTTTGCGTCTCTTGAAACTGCTGCTGAGTTTTATGTCTATGGAATCAGAACTAATGCTTCTGTTTTTCTgaaccaactttttttttaatcaaagcttttatttccttttctttgtcaGGGAAGTCTTGTCTATTGGGTAACCAACAGCTCAGTAAATATATTTCAGGTATGCTCCCTTGTCTTATCTCGGAATTCGCAGTGGAAGATGCGATTCCTTGTTTTCTCTTCCAAGTATTGAAGAATGAGGAATGCTGGTAGTTAGCTTTTAATTAAATTCAATTGAAGAAAACTTCTCGTGCTTGTATGTTGTTTCTGCAACTGAAGATTAAACACCAAACTAAAATGTTAATGTAGACAGATAGTTTGTTCGTCTCTGCAGAATCGATGCAACTATGTTGATGAGATATGTTAAAAGACAGTGTCGTAGTGGGTTCACTACTTTTTGATTTAAGAGATTCATAGTGAAAAGAAAACTGTGCTACCAACTGTACTGGTGACTCATAGAGAATTGACTTCGGGTTGAGGTTGTTAAAATGTGTAAATTCCTCACCGAGAATTCTCAACTCTGCAGCAATTATCTCTCAAGCACCCTACAGTAGGAGCAAAACTTGGTTTACTGGGTCAGGGAGCCTCTCCAAGCGTTGGGCACTCTATGGAGATCAGCGGGTCTGTGATCAAGTATGTGGACTCCGACTCACAAGAGCAGACCCTTTCTCTACAGACGCTAACACCAGAAGAACTTCTTTCTGTAAGTAGCTGGACAATGTATACCTACTGATCATGCCTACCTGtatgtttaaatttttcttaaatGGATTTGGTGTCAGCTATCAGTTCAGGTCTTGTCAAAAGGTGATAAAGAAACATCCATTCAATTGCTGCGGTGTGTATTTCCAAAGACTATCTTTCTGATCCTCTACTATTCTTTACCTTCATGCACTAGCCATGTTCACTGCATGTGTAATTGTTCTTTTCAGATTAGCTCTTGAAAAGGATCCTGGATATGTAAGAGGTTTGGTTCTCATGGGGCAGGCTTTATTGCAGAAGACGCAGTTGGCAGAAGCTACTCATTATTTGGAGCTTGCTATTTCCAAGGTTAGAATTTCCGGTCCTTTACACTTTCCTGACTTCCTACCTATTAGTCTTTCCTTTCTGTACTCTTGAGGTCAAATTGGATTCGGTGGTTCAGTATCGATCACTCACTTTTTCTGTACGTTTACACTTACcaacttatttatttcttcttgtCCTGCCAACATATCTAGTTGGTTCTTTCTGCTTATTGAATGTGTAGTAAGATTAAGAGCTTGAGACTCTTTATTAAGCAGCAGcacaattcttttgtttttctctcagcTGCTTGATGGGGCTCCATCTGACGCTGAGGATGTTGAACTTTTAATGCTTGCATCTCAGTGGGCTGGTGCTGCATATGTACAACAGGTATGACCGCTCATCATTTTTGAAAACGACTGTTATGAAAGGGCCTCAGGACAGGTCCTGAATCGGATGTCAATTGCGTAGTTCTAATTTTCGCTTAAGATACTactattgttattttttgttctgCACTTTACGTCACCTaacaaaattgattttgtgAACGTTTTTGTATACTGGTGAATTTGGTCGGAAGTTGAAATTTGGTGTAACTGGCAGGGAAAAATGAAAAGCGGAATCACACACTTGGAAAGAGTAGCAAACCTGAAAGAACCTGGTGATCCTAAAAGCAAAGAGCATTACTTTGAGGCATTGCTGCTTCTTTCAAGGTACTCCTTTTACAGCAGAATAGGACTGTCACAATAGAGAGTTTTAATGAAATAGATAGAGAAGCATATATACTACTGAATCCTGTGCAATGTGAAAACGAAAAGCTTTTGCTATTGCAGCGCTTTGTACAAAGAAGGGGAGAGTGATGAAGCTGCAAAAATTCTACGAGTAGTAGTGGATCACAATCCAGCGTACAAGCCTCTGCTGGAACAGTGTGAAGATGAGAATGAGCAGGTTAGCGATCTTGTCAGTCGCAGGAAGGACCATTACTGATCCTCTCCACCTTTACTTGTGCAACCTTTGTTGTAAGTATTTGAATACTATGCAGAGCACAATTACACACACATAGTGGTACAACCACTTAGGAGGTTTTTAGGATCTCCCGCGGGAGTGTTCAATTTTCAATAGTTAATAACCTTGTAGGTTAGCAATAGTGTATATGTGTAAATTCAATTGGTGGATACTAGAAAACATTCAAAACTAAGAAAAGTAGATCCGAAAAGTCGCAACAAAAGTACATACAAAGTTGAGATTTAGTACACCACTTGTTTGAGACTTTATGAGTCCTGAACCTACTACACAAACACACCATCAAACTAGATTATTCCGATAGCAGACATGAGGAAGCGAAGTCTAAGACTAACATGTGCAATATCATGagtgtccaactggtttaaacTTGAGCGACGAGGCTCCACCACGCCAGTGAAGACATAGAGAGCTTGAAGCTCCTCTGCATATGAGGCACTCCGTGTAACACTGTATCCGACCACCTTCCTCAACGCCTCCATCTTCTCCCATATTTGAACTTCACTATACACCTGCAAATCCAAAAccatacatatttggatcactTTGACACTAGCTTTAAAATCGAAATCAATGCAGAACATTTTATCAACAATCAGATCCATTTTCTTAGTAGCTCAACCTTGGGAGGAAGAATGAAAATTCATTTGGATCCCCCGCCACTATTTTAATGATTTGGGTTCAAAATGTTACTACAACATGCCTAACTAGACAATGGACTCTATTAAAACAGCATCACGTTCGAAAATACATCATGTCAAGAGCAGATTCAAGGCACCTCTCACCAAAACATTCTAAACCACGTCTAGCTAATGGCACAACGTAAGATTTCGCAATGAACGAAGGGATAGTCTGCATGCCCTCCAAACTAAACAACCCAGAACATGACATTTTAGAAACCGGTTACCTGCTCGCCcggttttcttctttttcttagttgtgttttttcgtTTCTCTTCCCCTGTTCCATGTGCCCCACTAGCTTGGTCTATCGGCTGAACCAATTAGTCAAGAGATCAGAGAATGATGTTACAATAATTTCAGTCAGTTATCCAGAACCATTGGGTACTAATCAACGAGGGATTGTAACAGAGATGAACACAAATGACTAGAACCATGAGGATACTGACATCCCCTCACTGACTTAAATAAAATAGAGGTTCTAACCACCACAGAAAGAATtataactacaaaaatatatatgtgacaGTGAAAATTAATAGCTATTGACCAATAGATTACAAATGTGGGGCAAGCAACTAGTTATAAACTGAGCATGGAGTTATCCAGTAGTACCTAACTAGAGGCAGGGGATATTTTTAGATGTTATCATTCAGCTACTAATTCACAACATGATAAGATTAAGTATAAACCTCATTGGAAGATGTTTCCTCATCATCCTTGCCCGTAGAAGTTTCAGTTTTTGTGGCCCCAAGTTCCCCTGCAAAAAGCATGAATATCATCAGTAAActatttcacacaaattaaaattttatacagtgatcttaattaaacaaataaccttCACGTCCAGTCTCAGATTTTTCAGGCTGGTCTTGAACCTCCTCAGACTTGGCATTTCCGGACTTTTTATCTTCTTGTAAATCTTTCTCAGAGGTTTCTTTATCAGTTCTACCCTCATCCCTAATTTTCTCTAGCAAACTCGTTGACTCTTTCTCCATCTCCTCATCTTCCTCAACCCCAATGGGAATCGATTCATCTGCAGCCATGAAAAGTGCAGCCTCACCAGCTCCGGCAGGGCGGCCTTCACGGTGACCAATCTTGCTGTACTCATCAAATCCAGATTCATCATCCTTGTCAACTCCACCAGTTTCTTCAGTATCAGGAAGAAGACTACTCATTACTTTTTGAGTACAAGCATAGTTAGCCAAGAAGAGACAAAAAGGAACAGAGGAGAGGAAGGCGATGGTAGAGGCGACAAAAAGTGAAGGAACAAGAAGTGGAGCTGAAGACACTACAACACCAGCTGTCAGAACCTTCTTCCCAACGCTTACCGCCTTACTCCAAATCCAACTTCCTTTGTTGTCTTCACTCTCATTAGACTGATGATACTCCTCCATTGTTCGACTCATGGTTCTGTCTTTAATTCTGCCATGAATCATTTGTTGGACTCAAAACATATTTGGAGGAAAACACAACATGCATgcagaccaaaaaaaacttcatgcAAGCACATTCGATAAACAGTATATCAAACTCCACAGTTTCTtcatctttagaaaaaaaaaaagaaacaaatttaaaaaaatgcttCGTCTTACACCACTATAATGTAAACAGATGAAAACCGAGTaattaaagaataaaagaaacaaacctctTTCGGTTGCGGCAACTTTGAATTAAAGCAAAGAACTCATGGCAGATTCAGTAGCAAAGTAGAGAGGAGATAATAAGGACCAGAGacggagagagaaagagagccaAAAACTTGTGTGTAGACAAGACAAAGTTGGAGAATAACACAAGGAAAGAAAGTGACACGCGTCGAGGAAACAGAAACTGAAGATTGCATATTTGCATGGTTTTGTGTTGCAACGTGGCTCTTCCTTACTCTATCCACTTGTTCTCACTCCTCTGTGTTTATGCAGAGTGAAAAAGATTTGGGTTTATGTCATAAACTGTGTGATCTGAGTAAATGATACGCAAACCAAGTATGTTGTTACCTTTAGAACAGGCCAGCTCAAAATTATACCCTTATTATTATGGTTATAGACCTTCTTTTAAgacttaattagagaagcaaacaCTTTCTtctataataatttgtaatgtAAGCATTCTATAAAATACATCTGTAAATAATATAGgcatttttctctctcttctctactacaacttttttttagaaaaacattttaGTAAATGACTTTTTTAACCTTTTGTACAAACATAAATATCccgcaaaaaaatatttgtacaattatatttttttttctttctctttaactttttaacttgattttattattaatttctaccaaataattatagaaatttctcaaaataacacaatttaagtttttattaaaataccacattttaattattattttccaaaaacacatataagttttattttctaaaaatatcaaaaacacaaaaaattgtttctaaggatttataatttattttgttatgtttgggtttacaattttaaatttagagtATAGTctttaggggtagggtttagtatttatgaTTCAATGGTTAGTTTCTAATATTAATCTACACTTGATATTAATCTTTAAAataccatattttaagttttttttctcaaaaaatcacaaaatttgttttttccaaaaataccacaaacacaaaaaattgttttgaaggacgtaaaatttattttgtttggtttgggatgacaattttaaatttaggataTAGGTTTTAGGAGTAGGGTtagtgtttataatttaatgGTTAGTTTCTAATATTAACTGAcactttaatattaattttaaaaataccgcGCTTTAAGTTTTGTATTgaataaaccataaaaattttattttccaaaaataacaaaaacacaggaaaattttttttaaggttgtaaaaaaatatttatcctAGATGGTGTACCAAACCAAAATANAAACTTcataaacaatctcttagaatccttcatttttaactttcaattttctatgattctaacaatcaacaagaaaataaagtcattaaaattctttctaaatcctaaaccaatacctccccctaactCAATTGGTACATCCCAACTCAGATGGTATACCAAACTCAGATGATATACCAAACATAAATGGTACACCAAAATAGtgttagggggaggtattggtttatgatttagaaagaattttaatgactttatgttcttgctgattgttagaatcatagaaaattgaaagttaaaaatgaaagattctaagagattgtttaggaagttttttaaaatcttgatgatttgttttttctaatcttgtaaaatctttctatttgatgaaagatttttcatgacttttgttatgaaggaaatgatataaaatcttaaaccaataacataaaatttgaattcattaacaatctaagattcttttgttttacttgaataacataaaacttttaatgactcaaccaatcttggagttattttttaatttgattaatgtttggttaaaaaaaaaaaaaaaaaaaaaNNNNNNNNNNNNNNNNNNNNNNNNNNNNNNNNNNNNNNNNNNNNNNNNNNNNNNNNNNNNNNNNattcttttgttttacttgaataacataaaacttttaatgactttataaaactcttaatccaataacactagatttatcaagattttagataactttttacaaatccacaaccaataacaccaaatttttaaagagtttttaaaagtcttgattgaataacaacatattttacctaacttttaaagtcattaaaattttttctaaatcctaaaccaatacctcccccttattTGACacatacaatattttaaattaatttttagaattttttttagatttaggttccatattttatatttaggatatagttttgaatagataaagtttagtatttagggtataaggtttaattttaaaaatttaattagatgGTACATCAAACCTAGATAGTACATTAAAGCCCAATGATACATCCAACCTAGATggtacaaaaaaataaaagtattttactcaatacaatattttaaattaatatttagatctttttttttttatgttttggttctctactttacatttaggatatagttttgaaagaCTAGGTTTTAGTATTTAGTGTgtaggatttaattttgaaaatttaattagatgGTATACCAAACTTGGATGGTAAACCAAACCCAAATGGTACACTAAACTCATATGGTTTACCAAACCTAGACATTATACTAGACTTAGATGGTACACAAgattcagatggtacaccagaccCATATGGTACACTAGACACAAATGGTACACTAGACCCATATGGTACACAAGACATAGATGGTATACTTGACTCACATAGTATACAAGACCTAAATGGTACACTAGATCCAGATGAAACACAAgattcagatggtacaccaaaccTATATGGTACACTTGACCCTGATGATACACCAAAGCCAGATGATACACCAGACCCAAATGGTACACCAGACCCAGATGGTACACAAGATTGAGATGGTACATCAAAGCCAAATAGTACATCAAAGCCATATGGTACACCGTACATTACacccagatggtacaccagacaCATATTGTACACCAAAGCTAGATTGTACAGTAAAACCAGATGATACACCAAACTCATATGATATACCAAACCAAATGGTATTCTAAACCCAGATTATACAATTAATCTCGATGATACACCAAACCAAAATGGTATAGTAAAATAGCATTATTTGacacattataatattttaaaatattttttttaggtttggatacTCTATTTTACACTTAATGTATAATTTTGAGGGGTAGAGTTTTAATATACAGAGTTTCGAgtttaattttagaattgaaaccttgttttttaaattttagagtgttaaatttgaaaataaatttatttggtattatttgagagatttttttttaatttaagtgGATCATaaaacattagttttttttaatccaatacTTCAAAATCGGGTCCCACAAATTgcattttttcacttttttgtcATATTTCATCTCTCATTTACTCTAAAACTGGGATCACTAATAAAACTCTCTTTTTATGACACATGATCATAGATATATTagtctttttatttggttttgttttataccCTCTCTCACAAACACTCtatctcataaaaataaaaagtgtatAGTCTTCAAATTTCTAACAAAAACTGCATACTTTTCCAATTACTTTTCAAAAAGTGTCTAATACACTAATAAACTCTAATTTTTGTCAGCCTTTTAAGTTTTCTTGTTGATTCTTTTTgctaaaaaaattggtttatgTTCCAAGTTTCTTTTTGTGTAAATTGTTTTGGTAGATTTTTATCATACGATAAAAACAGACATACAATTTTGTAAGGTACTTtcagttattttatttattttagttacgtttattttgtcaacaactaaagAAGATTGACTCAAATGAGTCAATGTGAGGGAACATTTTTTACATAGATAATGCAATGTGGTTCTGAGTGAACACGACGTGCCAAATTATCTGCTTTATCATTCTGTGTGCGAGGAATCAAAGCTATCGAGAAAGACGTGAACTCCGCCTTCTCAACTTGTATGTCTTccaaataaaatgtaaatgcgGGCCATTCAGAAGACGAATAAATCATCAGAGCAGTTGGTGAGAAAAACAACATTTTGGTTATCCGCTCCAATCATACACCTCATGGCCCATATCAGGGCTTCAATCTCGACGTGGAGAGGCATGAGACTACGCCTGATATTTGATTTCCCCATAGTTGGTGCCTCCCCTGAGTGTGGTAAACAGTACTATCCTCTTCCTGCAAATTGATCAACTGCCTTCCAAGAAccaactacaaaacaaaaaaaggtcgTCATACCTGTGACAATCAAAACCCCACAACCTTGAGTTGTCCCAGACACCTCATTGGGAACCTCAACCAAATCCTTTGTTTGAACTGCAAACAGCCTTAGACTCAGCCTCCATCACTTGCAGGACTACAAATGGGTTAGAGTACACATTAGTAAAGATTTTATCATTGTGGACCTTCAATTCCACATAAGGTTCCTCCTCCCTCACAACAAATACATTTTGAGAGGCACTCCTGACGCTCCGGTAATCATTGAATTGAGCATAGCTCTGGAATCTGTGTTGCTTGGTCACATGCTTCCCATTAACCGCTTTCACACCCTCCTCACCAGAAGCTAACCCCTTAAGTTTTCCATCCTACCCAGGAGCTTTCCGCCTATCCTGCATAACAGCTCCTCTATAGCTTTGGTTTTGTCTATCCCCTTCATTAATCTGTGGCAATAAACCAAAGTCAACAGGAGTCGGTTCCAGCAGTGGACACCGAGTGGAATCACGGCACAAACTATGGCACCGTTTGCAATATCCAAATAAACACTCATATCAAAGAGATACAATGGTCTCCTCTCCATTAAAGAACTCCACATCATTTTCAAAGCATAGGGGCTTGAAACCATCAATTATGACACAGACTCGACCCCCATCAATATCTACCTCTTCCACTCGACCAAGCTCCACACCAATCCCCCAAAAATTTGGCTCAGCCCAAAACTGAAAAGGGACGCCCATCACTTGCACCCAGAAAGTCAAAGAGAACGGGTATGAAGGATCCACTGTCGGAAGCCAATGCACCATGGAGACCACCTAGTGATCAAAGTGAAATGGAGCCATCTTCAGGACCTCCACTATGTCAGCCTCCTCATCAAAACCAAACTGGAACTTCCCCAGCCCCAAATCCGCTCCAACCATCTTACCTTCAAGGTGCCAGATCCTAGGAAGCAAGAGTAACAACACCTTCATGTCCTACATCCTAGGATTCATACAACGACCCACCACTGTTTTTGAGTAACCCGCTATCAAAGCCGTGTTATCAAAGAAGGGAATCTTCACCTTCCTCTTAGGAACCACAACAGCAGACACCTTCCCGGATATTGTTGAAGCCAGTAATATCCCTTGAGACATCTTCCTGCTTCTCCCAAAAGAACACAATATCACAAATAACCctgagaagaaaataaaaccccaagaagaagattgaaagCAAAAGTGAGGATGATAGAGAAGCACCGCTCCGATGCATAATATATACCCATCCCCAGACCAAACCGATGCAAATCCTCTTACTGATTGCCTCATTTAACCAAGATTTGGAGAATCCCACAATGACCATCGCAGCAATCCGTATATACCCAAAAACCCAATATGTTTCTCCCTATCAAATTGGATAAAATCCCAAATTAGACATCTGT from Camelina sativa cultivar DH55 chromosome 7, Cs, whole genome shotgun sequence includes the following:
- the LOC104701107 gene encoding uncharacterized protein LOC104701107 isoform X1; translation: MSRTMEEYHQSNESEDNKGSWIWSKAVSVGKKVLTAGVVVSSAPLLVPSLFVASTIAFLSSVPFCLFLANYACTQKVMSSLLPDTEETGGVDKDDESGFDEYSKIGHREGRPAGAGEAALFMAADESIPIGVEEDEEMEKESTSLLEKIRDEGRTDKETSEKDLQEDKKSGNAKSEEVQDQPEKSETGREGELGATKTETSTGKDDEETSSNEVYSEVQIWEKMEALRKVVGYSVTRSASYAEELQALYVFTGVVEPRRSSLNQLDTHDIAHVSLRLRFLMSAIGII
- the LOC104701109 gene encoding ALBINO3-like protein 2, chloroplastic; protein product: MSSVWRSCLRASSSSSSRHRISNLFFSNSLKPFISSHPPPLFSPSPPCLPPLHRRFISSFPEFPIGSHEIIIPNDDSSLPVHAVVNFLDGFHQFTGLPWWMIIASSTVAVRLALLPLLILQLKKLKTISELLPQLPMPIPANPTLRASIDQFSHFLKESRAIGCPSFLWFFPYLSVQLPCFFLLMASIRKMSLDGHPGFDSGGVLWFQNLSDLPGGSFGPVFPILIAGFHYINIQISFDSPTIRQTTGLTGLLMRYYKLYLEILSVPLFFVGYAIPQGSLVYWVTNSSVNIFQQLSLKHPTVGAKLGLLGQGASPSVGHSMEISGSVIKYVDSDSQEQTLSLQTLTPEELLSLSVQVLSKGDKETSIQLLRLALEKDPGYVRGLVLMGQALLQKTQLAEATHYLELAISKLLDGAPSDAEDVELLMLASQWAGAAYVQQGKMKSGITHLERVANLKEPGDPKSKEHYFEALLLLSSALYKEGESDEAAKILRVVVDHNPAYKPLLEQCEDENEQVSDLVSRRKDHY
- the LOC104701107 gene encoding uncharacterized protein LOC104701107 isoform X2, with product MSRTMEEYHQSNESEDNKGSWIWSKAVSVGKKVLTAGVVVSSAPLLVPSLFVASTIAFLSSVPFCLFLANYACTQKVMSSLLPDTEETGGVDKDDESGFDEYSKIGHREGRPAGAGEAALFMAADESIPIGVEEDEEMEKESTSLLEKIRDEGRTDKETSEKDLQEDKKSGNAKSEEVQDQPEKSETGREGELGATKTETSTGKDDEETSSNEPIDQASGAHGTGEEKRKNTTKKKKKTGRAGV